A genome region from Bifidobacterium coryneforme includes the following:
- a CDS encoding TlyA family RNA methyltransferase, producing MEDAGSGAQVVEPGRLDRVIQDLGLADSRSRAQRLIQDGSVRLSGTVCTKPSTKVKTGDLIEVDKGADYASRGAYKLAGAFEAFEPMGLPGPEGRHCLDIGASTGGFTDLLLRRGASRVVALDVGQDQLIDRIARDSRVLEMSGVNIRDVGPDDLPYRPDYVVSDVSFISLTYVIPVLPAIIAPDTHCILLIKPQFEVGRTLLGHHGVVTEEDRRVQAVERVTRCAEESGFEVRGRIPSPITGAHGNIEYLLWLSNGPRP from the coding sequence ATGGAAGACGCAGGGTCGGGTGCCCAGGTCGTAGAGCCGGGCCGTCTGGATCGTGTCATCCAGGATCTGGGCCTTGCGGATTCCCGCTCCAGGGCCCAAAGGTTGATTCAGGATGGATCGGTCCGCCTCTCGGGCACCGTTTGCACAAAGCCATCGACCAAGGTGAAGACAGGCGACCTGATCGAGGTCGACAAGGGGGCCGACTATGCCTCCCGTGGCGCCTATAAGTTGGCCGGTGCCTTTGAAGCCTTCGAACCCATGGGGCTACCGGGGCCGGAAGGCCGTCATTGTCTGGACATCGGTGCCTCAACCGGTGGTTTCACTGATCTCCTTCTACGCAGGGGGGCGAGCAGGGTGGTTGCCCTGGATGTGGGGCAGGACCAGCTGATTGACCGGATTGCCCGGGATTCCAGGGTCCTTGAGATGAGCGGCGTCAATATCCGCGATGTCGGACCTGACGATCTGCCCTACCGGCCGGACTATGTGGTCTCTGATGTCTCCTTCATCTCCCTGACCTATGTGATTCCCGTCCTGCCGGCCATCATTGCCCCGGATACCCACTGCATTCTCCTGATAAAGCCCCAGTTCGAAGTCGGCAGAACACTCCTCGGCCACCATGGCGTGGTCACCGAGGAGGACCGTCGTGTCCAGGCTGTGGAGCGTGTGACCAGGTGTGCCGAGGAGTCCGGCTTCGAGGTCAGGGGGCGGATACCGTCGCCCATTACCGGAGCACACGGCAATATCGAATACCTGCTCTGGCTTTCGAACGGTCCCAGGCCCTGA
- a CDS encoding HAD-IIA family hydrolase, protein MTAFLKGIETSLSRTYRLALLDLDGVVYRGANPIRNAATGISQAESQGMTISYTTNNASRTPKVVADQLRGFGLELDDRQIVTSSIVAARMLRHNLHAGAKVLVIGADHLREEVRANGLEVVGAASDHPEAVIQGWNPKQNWEDLAAAAYAVGQGARFFATNMDRTIPREGGIAPGNGAMVETVAIASGKSPEASAGKPESAMYDEARQMLADGAEPIPAKECLPVGDRLDTDIEAANRGGYDSLVVLTGVASVESIILAEPKYRPTYISADLLGLVTPHATPEKSADQIWHCGRATAVLRGGTVELHSSEAHDGVESTYDPRTDLDAVRASACAVWEYMDQGHDVHDLRLPQFRIGA, encoded by the coding sequence ATGACCGCATTCCTGAAGGGTATTGAGACTTCGCTGTCCCGGACCTACCGTCTGGCCCTCTTGGACCTGGACGGTGTGGTCTACCGCGGTGCCAACCCCATCAGGAATGCGGCCACGGGTATATCCCAGGCCGAGTCGCAGGGGATGACCATTTCCTATACCACCAACAATGCGTCAAGGACCCCGAAAGTCGTAGCGGACCAGCTGCGTGGATTCGGGCTGGAGCTCGATGACCGTCAGATTGTCACTTCCTCCATTGTCGCCGCCAGGATGCTTCGCCATAACCTCCATGCGGGGGCCAAGGTCCTGGTCATCGGCGCAGACCATCTCCGCGAAGAGGTCAGGGCCAACGGGCTGGAAGTGGTGGGTGCGGCAAGCGACCATCCCGAAGCCGTGATTCAGGGTTGGAACCCGAAACAGAACTGGGAAGATCTGGCAGCAGCCGCTTATGCCGTCGGGCAGGGTGCCCGCTTCTTCGCGACCAACATGGACAGGACCATCCCCCGGGAGGGGGGTATAGCACCGGGGAACGGTGCCATGGTCGAAACGGTGGCAATCGCCAGTGGCAAGTCACCGGAGGCTTCGGCCGGCAAGCCCGAGTCCGCCATGTATGACGAGGCCCGACAGATGCTGGCCGATGGAGCCGAGCCGATTCCCGCCAAGGAGTGCCTACCGGTCGGTGACCGGTTGGATACCGATATCGAGGCGGCCAATCGGGGCGGGTATGATTCCCTGGTGGTTCTGACCGGCGTGGCCAGTGTCGAGTCCATCATCCTGGCTGAACCCAAATATCGTCCCACCTACATCAGCGCTGACCTCCTCGGGCTGGTCACGCCACATGCAACCCCCGAGAAGTCCGCCGACCAGATCTGGCATTGTGGGCGCGCCACGGCTGTTCTGAGGGGTGGAACCGTGGAACTGCACTCCTCCGAGGCACACGATGGTGTCGAGAGCACCTATGATCCCAGGACGGATCTGGACGCCGTTCGGGCCAGTGCCTGCGCCGTTTGGGAGTACATGGACCAGGGGCACGATGTGCACGACCTGCGTCTTCCCCAATTCAGAATCGGTGCCTGA
- a CDS encoding tetratricopeptide repeat protein gives MAEEYNRSRNDRGHSDGPRSGGFRSGGQHSGYRGKGGYKGHGSSDSRGGGYRGGSRSGGFRHGRDDFHGNRDRQEGQGGDRRRDDRQGSYRHNDHDRRDDRRSGYGDRRQDGNRRGGYQGRRNDGNGHGGYDHRRGYDRRDGDDRRDFRNRDNRDDRGGYRSDNGDRDGYRGRSGGRGGYGSNRGGGFHDRRQGQDRGYQRRDDRRQDDRRREDGHQGQDRRFERRDDRGGFRRDDNRGYSRGNDRRNDRRDDRHGNGRTYGRRDDNHQRRDDRGYQRRDDRYDNRRSGGYGEGRRDRNDDRRRDNGFDRHGDHRDQRGYNRRDDRGGNRGYDRRNDRGDNRRGFYQRDRHEGYDQARRNSDGTISYPSQNPYTDRRPGEPKMPKGLEWSMLSKDERERLRGLSKEHAENIGLHVLAAYALEESDPEGALDHAKWAARQASRIDLARETLALVAYRQGDYKLALKEFRTAYRMNGYQDYLPFIADCERGLGNARKAIEEATSEEAQRLTGESKVEMFLVYAGALGDLGLWDKAIETVQALVKARGLSGDYRMRAVQAEQNFLDQAGRSEDALKLEPLLEKLEAQYADEEEDPDAPPKEILIDYDLEHLDDSMMEELSIDPSEGDYLDELDSQRSGTFVWGQDTVRPEVIPAQVGWIPSVIAGQGKKQNDAELDGNPERLGATQAPVADEVLEDQASDNAGQMDQTWED, from the coding sequence ATGGCAGAAGAATACAATCGCTCCCGCAACGACCGGGGCCACTCCGACGGCCCTCGCTCGGGAGGTTTCCGCTCCGGCGGCCAGCACTCGGGCTACCGCGGCAAGGGCGGCTACAAGGGCCACGGGTCCTCGGATTCCAGGGGCGGCGGCTATCGCGGAGGTTCACGTTCAGGCGGGTTCCGTCACGGCAGGGATGACTTCCACGGCAATCGTGACCGGCAGGAGGGCCAGGGCGGTGACCGCAGGCGCGATGACCGGCAGGGTTCATACCGCCATAACGACCATGACCGTCGTGATGATCGGCGCTCCGGGTATGGTGACCGCCGGCAGGATGGTAACCGCCGTGGTGGCTACCAGGGTCGCCGCAACGACGGCAACGGTCATGGCGGATACGACCATCGCAGAGGGTACGACCGCCGCGATGGTGACGATCGTCGGGACTTCCGGAACAGGGATAATCGTGATGACCGTGGGGGCTACCGCTCCGACAACGGGGATCGCGACGGATACCGTGGCCGTTCCGGTGGTCGTGGCGGGTACGGCTCCAACCGTGGCGGCGGCTTCCATGACCGTCGACAGGGTCAGGATCGTGGGTATCAACGCCGAGACGATCGGCGTCAGGATGACAGGCGCCGTGAAGACGGGCATCAGGGCCAGGACCGCAGGTTCGAGCGTCGTGATGACCGGGGTGGATTCCGCAGGGACGACAACCGCGGATATTCACGGGGCAATGATCGCCGCAACGACCGCCGTGATGACAGGCATGGGAATGGCCGTACCTATGGTCGTAGGGATGACAACCACCAGCGTCGTGATGACCGTGGGTATCAGCGCCGCGACGATCGTTACGACAATCGCAGGTCCGGCGGCTACGGCGAGGGTCGCCGGGATCGAAACGACGATCGGCGCCGCGACAACGGCTTCGACCGCCATGGTGACCACAGGGACCAGCGCGGCTACAACAGGCGCGACGACCGTGGCGGCAACCGTGGCTATGATCGGAGAAACGATCGCGGCGACAACCGCAGGGGCTTCTATCAGCGGGACCGCCACGAAGGATATGACCAGGCCCGCCGCAATTCGGACGGAACCATCTCCTATCCCTCGCAGAATCCGTATACGGACCGCCGTCCGGGTGAGCCGAAAATGCCCAAGGGACTTGAGTGGTCCATGCTCTCCAAGGATGAACGTGAGCGCCTGCGCGGTCTGAGCAAGGAGCATGCCGAGAACATCGGCCTGCATGTCCTGGCTGCCTACGCTCTGGAGGAAAGCGACCCGGAGGGTGCGCTGGACCACGCCAAGTGGGCTGCCAGGCAGGCTTCCAGGATTGACCTGGCACGGGAGACCCTGGCCCTGGTGGCATACAGGCAGGGTGACTACAAGCTGGCCCTGAAGGAGTTCCGCACAGCCTATCGGATGAACGGGTATCAGGATTATCTCCCCTTCATAGCGGACTGCGAGCGGGGACTGGGCAATGCCCGCAAGGCCATTGAAGAAGCCACCTCGGAAGAGGCGCAGAGGCTGACGGGTGAGTCAAAGGTCGAGATGTTCCTGGTCTACGCCGGTGCCCTTGGCGATCTGGGTCTGTGGGACAAGGCCATTGAAACCGTTCAGGCACTGGTCAAGGCCAGAGGGCTGAGCGGGGACTACCGGATGCGTGCCGTCCAGGCTGAGCAGAATTTCCTGGATCAGGCCGGAAGGTCCGAAGATGCCTTGAAGCTTGAGCCTCTCCTGGAGAAACTCGAGGCACAGTATGCCGACGAGGAAGAGGACCCGGACGCTCCCCCCAAGGAGATTCTGATTGACTATGACCTGGAACATCTGGATGACTCGATGATGGAGGAACTCTCCATCGATCCAAGTGAAGGCGACTATCTGGATGAGCTGGATTCGCAGCGGTCCGGCACCTTCGTCTGGGGTCAGGATACCGTCCGACCAGAGGTCATCCCGGCCCAGGTCGGCTGGATCCCTTCGGTCATTGCCGGTCAGGGCAAGAAACAGAACGATGCAGAGCTTGACGGCAATCCTGAGCGCTTGGGCGCCACCCAGGCTCCTGTTGCCGATGAAGTCCTGGAAGATCAGGCCTCAGACAATGCAGGCCAAATGGACCAGACCTGGGAGGATTGA